The genomic window AGCAAGAAATATATCATCAGGAATGTATATTAGGGATTTAAAAGGAAAAAAGGTATGCATAATAGATGAAAGAAGTGAAATTGCAGGAAGTTTTAATGGGGTTCCTCAAATGGATGTAGGGATAAGAAGTGATGTTCTTGATAATTGCTTAAAAAGAGAAGGTATGATAATGGCAATTAGAAGTTTATCTCCAGAAGTGTTAATTTGTGATGAAATAGGAACTAAAGGAGATATAGAAGCATTACAGATGGCCTTTAATTCAGGAGTAAATGTAGTTGTTACTTTACATGGATATTGTATAGAGGATATTTACAGAAGAAAAGTATTTAAAGAAATGTTAGAATGTTCTATTTTAGATAGAATAATTATATTAAGTAACCGAAAAGGTGTTGGCACATTAGAGAATATATATGAAGTAGGAATGGAGGGGAACTTAAAATGCTTAAAATAATATCAATTTTAATAATATTTTTAGCATGTACCTACATAGGATTTTATTACGGAGAGAATTTTAAAAAGAGAAATAGCCAACTAAATGAAATATTAAAAGGTATACTTCTTTTAAATAATGAAGTTATGTATACTAACACGCCTTTACCAGAAGCTATTAGATATGTTGCACTTAAAGTAGATTATCCTTTAAGAAATTTACTTTTAAAAGTATCAGAGAATTTAGTAAAAGGTGAAAGTAAAAGTGTTTATGAAGCTTTTAATGAAGAGTATAAGAAAGAAAAACATAATTTTAAAATAATTGATGAAGATAAGCGTGTAATATCGGATTTTTTAAAATCACTTGGAGAATCTGGGGTATATGGACAAGATAAAATTTTTAATTTGGCAATAGAAAATATAAAGGTCAATTGTAAAGTTTCAGAGCTTATAGCAAGTAAAAACACAAAAATGTATAGAGTTTTAGGAGTTTGTATTGGCGCAATGCTTAGCCTATTCTTAATATAAAAGGGGGAATTTATTAATGCTAGATGTAGGAATCATATTTAAAATAGGTGCCATGGGAATATTGTTAGTGGTCCTTGATAAAGTTTTAAAAAGTAGTGGGAAAGATGATGTTGCAGTAATAACTAATATAGCAGGAATTGTGATAATTCTAATTACGTTAGTTGGACTTATAGATAACTTATTTAACACAATAAAGACTATGTTTATGCTATAGGTGATTAATATGGAAATTATAAAAATAGTATCATTTGCATTTATAGGATTATTTCTATTTATGATTTTTAAAGATAGAAGAAGTGATGTTGCAGTTTTAATA from Clostridium septicum includes these protein-coding regions:
- the spoIIIAC gene encoding stage III sporulation protein AC; translation: MLDVGIIFKIGAMGILLVVLDKVLKSSGKDDVAVITNIAGIVIILITLVGLIDNLFNTIKTMFML
- the spoIIIAB gene encoding stage III sporulation protein SpoIIIAB, yielding MLKIISILIIFLACTYIGFYYGENFKKRNSQLNEILKGILLLNNEVMYTNTPLPEAIRYVALKVDYPLRNLLLKVSENLVKGESKSVYEAFNEEYKKEKHNFKIIDEDKRVISDFLKSLGESGVYGQDKIFNLAIENIKVNCKVSELIASKNTKMYRVLGVCIGAMLSLFLI